From one Desulfurobacteriaceae bacterium genomic stretch:
- a CDS encoding phosphoribosyltransferase family protein, which translates to MVFRDRREAGNLLAKEILKRYNGNLKRPVIVAIPRGGVVVAGPIAKALNAPIELIIPRKIGAPFNEEFAIAAITEDGHILLNPSITEEVQID; encoded by the coding sequence ATGGTATTTAGGGACAGAAGAGAAGCTGGAAATCTTTTAGCAAAAGAAATCTTAAAAAGGTACAACGGAAATCTAAAAAGGCCAGTAATAGTTGCTATTCCAAGGGGAGGAGTAGTTGTTGCAGGACCAATAGCTAAAGCATTAAATGCCCCAATAGAACTAATAATTCCTAGAAAAATCGGAGCTCCTTTCAACGAAGAATTCGCTATAGCTGCAATAACTGAAGATGGGCATATCCTCTTAAATCCATCAATCACTGAAGAAGTGCAAATAGACTAG
- the cutA gene encoding divalent cation tolerance protein CutA, producing MEFEAIQVFTTTDKREEAEKITKVLVEKQLAACVQIVGPIESSYCVERKD from the coding sequence ATGGAGTTTGAAGCTATTCAAGTTTTTACTACAACTGATAAAAGAGAAGAAGCAGAAAAGATTACAAAAGTTTTAGTTGAAAAACAGCTTGCTGCATGTGTTCAGATTGTAGGACCTATAGAAAGTTCTTATTGTGTGGAACGGAAAGATTGA
- the nfo gene encoding deoxyribonuclease IV, which yields MKFVGAHVSIAGGVFNAPLNAKEIGAKAFALFTKNQRQWKAKPLTEETITKFRENLKKVEISPEYVLPHDSYLINLGHPEEEKRRKSIEAFIDEVNRCYQLGLKYINFHPGSHLGKVSEKECLKIIADSINEVLGRTKEVILVLENTAGQGSNVGYRFEHLAEIINMVEDKSRIGVCLDTCHMFAAGYDIRTEETYEKTMKEFDEIVGFKYLKGMHLNDAKSQLGSRVDRHHSIGRGNIGLDAFKFIMNDKRLDNIPLILETIDPSIWAEEIKLLYSLIKES from the coding sequence ATGAAGTTTGTAGGAGCTCACGTAAGTATTGCAGGTGGAGTTTTTAATGCACCGTTAAACGCTAAAGAGATAGGAGCAAAAGCCTTTGCCCTCTTTACAAAAAACCAAAGACAATGGAAAGCAAAACCTCTTACTGAAGAAACAATAACTAAATTTAGAGAGAATTTAAAGAAAGTGGAAATCTCTCCAGAATATGTTCTCCCCCATGACAGCTATCTGATTAACCTGGGACACCCAGAAGAAGAAAAGAGAAGAAAATCAATAGAAGCCTTCATTGATGAAGTAAATAGGTGTTACCAACTAGGACTGAAATACATCAACTTCCATCCTGGAAGTCATCTTGGAAAAGTTTCTGAAAAAGAATGTTTGAAAATTATTGCAGATTCAATAAATGAGGTTTTAGGAAGGACGAAAGAAGTAATACTTGTCCTTGAAAACACTGCTGGCCAAGGGTCTAACGTTGGCTACAGGTTTGAACATCTTGCAGAAATAATTAATATGGTAGAGGATAAGTCTCGAATTGGAGTTTGCCTTGATACTTGTCATATGTTTGCCGCAGGATACGATATAAGAACAGAAGAAACTTACGAAAAAACAATGAAAGAATTTGATGAAATTGTAGGATTCAAGTATTTAAAAGGAATGCACTTAAATGACGCAAAGTCACAACTTGGAAGCAGAGTTGATAGGCATCACTCGATAGGCAGGGGAAATATAGGACTAGATGCATTTAAATTCATAATGAACGATAAACGTCTTGACAACATTCCTTTAATACTTGAAACAATTGACCCTTCAATTTGGGCTGAAGAAATAAAACTTCTTTATTCACTTATTAAGGAGAGTTAA